The genome window aaggtttcaatcaaagaatattcatggCTAGGAACCGCATCCAAAATCTtccttttaaaaattataagtcTCATTACTCCAAAGTATATgcgttttaaaaaataatgaatgATATTTTGTACAAAAATGGAatcatatatattaattttaggataatttttattttattattctcaACTTTTGCAAGATTCGCATTTTATTacacttattttatttttttcgtttCACTTTATTCTAAAAAGTTTGATTTTTCTATTACCCTCATTTTTCCGTTAATTTTTCTGCCAAGTTCTTTGTTAATTGGTGATGTCATCAATTGACCAACTATTTGTGTAACATggaatataaattaaaataaatatgaagTTTTTATTAGTTTAAACATCATGTCATTAGTTAATGCAATGTCGTGTCATTAGTTAACGGAATGATTAATTAAAGTATGAAATTGGcaaaaatttcaaatcttaggtatgaaagtgaagCGAAAAAAGTAAGTGTGGTAAAAGGTGAATTTTGCAAAACTTGATGAtagtaaaatagaagttatccTAAGTTTTATTACATATTAAATTAACCAACTTATACCAAACAGGGATAAACTAGCCAAGTCTACCCAAGCTAGGGGTGTAAGTTAGAATTGTGTTTTGTATTCTGACAATAAAACTTTGCGAATTCAAACCCAGAAGTTCCAAATCCAAATATTTTCCGATAAAATCATAATGAAAATTAGAATGATTTAGAGATTCaaagaatttcaaatttttaatccgaattttttttaacttattccgacaaaaaaaagttttggAACGTTCTTAGTTTTTATAGCTATATGCTCAGATTATGTATTTTTAGTCAACTTTGTATTATATTGTTAGTTTTGGATATCTTTTGTTCATTGTTTTTATATTAAAGGATAAGCATACTAGTATTTCAAAAAGTTCATTGAGTTTTATTGTTCATTGTTTCTGGTGCACATCATTAAAATACACATGttatttacacattatttttGTAGCATTAGATCAATATGAATGATTGTGATTAAAATTTGAAGTTACGCTACAGCTGGGTCAAAAAAACCCAGTTGAAAAATTGTTATCCATTAAGTTGATCTCTTTATCTGTCTTTATTTATTGGCAAGTAGCTTGGAGCTCAGTTGGGTTAGGTGTAGGTCAGCCATCTACCCAGCCTAGAATGGATTGACCCAGTAACCGGCCCATACGATGTTAGCCTAACGCCAACATGATGTCAGACACAAGCAGGAATTTGTTTTGCACCAAGAGTGTGAGAAATACACGCTGGTGGGCGCGCGTTCTCGACAGCATGCAGAGGGCGGGCCCGCACTGCAGATGcagattaattaaattaataaaaattgtttaaaaataaaacgaaaatttataattttttttctataaatacataaccatcatcttccatcttacaccacatttaaatattttcaacattttcaaccaaaattttcatatacttttgtgtgaaaaaaatggCTAATTTGACGATCATCTAAGATtttacgttgtgtgaatgttgggttcaagctactcatgacccgattacgggtaataagatgcagttgcgagaactTTGGAGTAAAATTACTACATTATTTTGTGAGAAGcttggaaaaaactcaaaaagttgtcaaggtcttcaaggttgTTGAAAAAAACTCAACCAATCacttacttgttggaaaaacgccCTTTCTCAAGCTGCCAATAATCTGAGTAGTGGCAGAAGTTTAACggatcaggtgacaatatttttatttttttatttgtattacaCTCGCATTTTATAATATTGTCTTATCCCGCCTTAATTACCTTGATTATAAAATTGTCTTCTCCTGCATTTTATAAAcgcttcaagcacaagcttgttACAATGcgaacaacaaaaacaaattattcAACTGCTGAGAATTTTGGAatgttgtcaaagattgtcctagatACACTCTTATGTCAACCGGTCCAAAAGTTGTCATGCATGGCATTCCTCTACACTCTTCGCCAGAAGCAGACTCGGACCAACAGAAAGGCGACCCATTTGAAGTGCTGGAAGGGACACCTGAAGTAGTGCCGAAGCTGAGCTaaggcctcaaggtaaaaaggcaacaaagaaaaatgaagttcTTCCAAGAATGACTACAAAATATGGGGACaaacttgctcgccaaggtgaactaAACTTGCCACGAGACACGGCTAGAGACGAGGCAAAAGCTATGAATACACAAGCAATCTTAGCAGCTACTAAGAGACAAAGATAACTACTTAATCAAGAAAGGGAGATGCTTAGAGAATAAATGATGGTTCTACAAGATCGTGAAACTATGAATAAGCCTATAGAAGGAATGTCTCcgaaatctaaatatttttggacatcgaAAAATATGGACGTGgtgcgaaggaggcgtgcaagaaaCAAGGGAACAAGTGGAAGGGTCCTAGCTACACAGATCCTAACAACGAAGACCCTAGCATCACATATCCTAGCTACTAagactttatgtaatttcttatttatttttaatactttATGTAGTCTCGCATTTATTTTTAGTACATTATGTAATTtcgtatttatttttagtacattatgtaattttgtatttatttttagtactttatgtaatttcttatttatttttagtacattatgtaatttcgtatttatttttaatactttatgtaattttttatttattaaattgggTACTTTATTTAAATTGAGAGCATATttattcaaacaaaataaaactacaaaaaaacaccaaataaacttaaaaaaacacaccaaataaaattacatcaaCGCACACAATAAACTtataaaaaacacaccaaataaaattacaaaaacacaCCAAACTCTTAAAAAATCATGACATTGACGCTATGGAAATGGTTAAAATTCTCCATtaaaatctatccacaaaaattATACTTTcgaataatgacacgtggcatgacaagatttgttaaaaatcttattcgaaattaaaaataaaattattttttattattttaaaacaataataataataatattttaatatgaattgactAAGCAATTCAATTTAGGGGTGAAGATGAATTTGgacagttactattcatttaagtgGATTGAATTGATTGGAGTTTTTAAATGAGTTCTACCGGGTTTGCAATTCGGGTTTATTTAACCCGATTGAATACTATAATGTCAGCTGGGCCTAGAAGTTGCAGCAATAAAAAGCCCAAATCATGCTATCCGCGAAAAGGCAACAGAATGTCAGCTGGAGGTACACGTGGCTGATTGTGGACTTCTTATATTTTGTGTTACACACTGACAGTTGCCAACCAAACTCATGAACCTATTtaacctctctccctctttcgatcacttcttcttcctttgaGTTCACACTGCAACCAAGTGCTCCCTCCTCAAATtgtaagctctctctctctcgctctcacctgatttagttttcttcttttgtgtaATATTATTCTGGATATTTGTTTGGCTTTCATTTGGGTTTTGATCACTGATCTAAAAACCACCGTTCAGGCTCCGTATAGGCGCTAGGCGATGCACCGCCATGATTATTCCTCAAGtgtttagaaaataaagaaggTTGTCTAGGTGCCCGCTTAGACTGCATAGATCACGACTCttacattaataaaaaatggatggaaattagataactttcatttatattttatcAATAAATTATAGTATACTTGTTGGATGTTTGGATGGACACTCTTTATATATTTGGTCTtaattttcaatatgttttcgtactttataatttatgtcattttattttactACATATTTATCtcaatataattatgtatttgtttaagtataagtagacatttatttatatgttatataataaatttaattaacacTAAATAAAAACCTAGGTCCCCACTAGACGCCTAGGCTCTAGGCCGTGGTCTAGCACCTTTTAGCACTTTGGTTTTGATGCTTTGCTATTTTCCCCAACTAATTAAACTTGCCATTTATGttgattttaaaataattgttgATATTTTTGGCTAATTTGCAATTTTGCATTGATTTGATTGAGTTTACTTGTTTGAAGTTGCAGTGTGGCCAATTTGATTGGATATCGAAGACAAGGGCGGAAGGAGAGGCATTCCTTCTTTAGCGTTATTCTTGCAGGTTGCACCACTGGTCATTTGGTAAGTTTCAAGCACTTGCATCTCTTTCATTTCCTGCTtttgttttgaatatttttgGTACTCTGCAATACCTACTGCTATTGGGGGATATATGTTCAAAATCCTTTTCGCTTTCCGGGTGTTTGATTTTAGAACTTGTAAGCATGCTTAAGGTGCCATAGAAGTGCTTGCTATTTGATTATTTAGTAAAATGTGTAACATATGCCATAAATGTTAGAATTGCCCCAGATGACTACATCTTTGAGTATAATACCTGAATCGACACGTTTTGTTTCTTAGTTCACATAAGAAATAGGTAACAGTTTTGATTTCTAGTCCCCGAAGAGCAGTAGCGGTTAATTGAAGCTCAAGCAAAGGTTTAGAGAGAAAGAATGGATGAGTGCTCGACCGGGGCTCTAGTCCCAGCAGTGAAACCAGAACCAAAGGAGTCAAGCGTCGGGGATTTGGCAGATCCAGGCAGCGGTAACATGGGTTGTCCGGTGCATGAGAAAGGACTGGCGGAGGTCGACAGGGACTTGTTATGCCCAATTTGTATGCAGGTGGTAAAGGACGCCTTCCTCACAGCATGTGGTCATAGCTTCTGCTACATGTGCATCAAGACCCACCTCAGCAACAAGAGCGACTGCCCTTGCTGCGCCAAGTTCCTCAGCACCAACCAATTGTTCCCAAATTTTTTGCTGGACAAGGTCTTCTCAAATTCCCACTCCTTaaagatgaaaaatgatataCTTGGAACTGCAGCTTACTGTTGTACGACGTGTACTGTAGCTTCTGAAGAAGACCTCAGCTCGTCAACTTTCCAAAAATGCATCCCCTGTAGAGCATTTTCACCAGGCATTGCACCAGGTGAGTCTGGCTGTACGAGTCAAGTAAAATAATATATGAATTGTCGTTTGCTGTCTGAATGTGGTGGTGTGCTGTGATAGGGATGTGAAGTGTCAATCAAGGAGCTAGACACCCTGTTGGCACTCCTGgcagagaagaagaggaaaatggaACAAGAAGAGGCGGAGAGAAACATGCAAATACTGCTTGACTTCTTGAATTGCCTAAGGAAGCAAAAAGTTGACGAGCTTAATGAGGTTTCTTCGTATTGGTGTTATTTGAAAtatatttgattgaattgaattaaaTGGTATCTGTTACTAAGTCAATTCGATATTGCAGGTGCAAACCCATCTCCAATTTATCAAAGAGGACATAGGTGCAGTAGAGAGACGTAGAATGGAATTATACCGTGCCAGGGACAAATACTCTGTCAAGCTGCGGATGCTTGGAGCGGATGATTCTATTTATGGGGCAAGAAAGCAATGGCATTCCTCTACAGATAACAATACCGGTGCACTTAGTGGACGAGGAGGGATGTCAATTTGGAATCTTCCAAGAAAGGATGCATCAGACTCCCAGTATATGACTCAAACTGGTCTTGCCATAGCCAGAAAAAAGCGGGTCCATGCACAGGTCAGTGACAGTCCTGTAATGATTGTAGACTAATTTTGCACTTTGTGTGCTTCCATTTTATAATGAATATACTACCCCTGGGATCTTTGCTATTATTTATAACAACTTAACATTAGATGGTGGGTTATAAAGGCAACCCTCTCAATCATCCAGAACCTATTTCTTCATTTGCTCCTCAACAAAAGCCACTTCAATTATACCCTACAAATGCATTAATATACCTCTTTGTCAACTTGGCAGGAAATCGATACTTATACTGGATTTTGGTTATTGGGTTTCTCGACTTTAGTTgagtttacatttttttttagggaATTGTTTTTAGCACTCCAAAATAGTCGCGCCGTGCTCCTCGCTACCTTTTTTATTCCATTAGGAAGGAGTGaagaatgaattttttttcagtgTCAGCTCCCGTATTGGTCAATTTACTTGAATTTAAGGTTACCCTCCTCATTTTTACGGTTGTCTTGGTTTGTTCTCATTCCATCCCTGGCTGTAGTTTGGTGAACTCCAAGAGTGTTACCTGCAAAAGCGGCATCAGATGGTGAACCAACCATATTCCCAGCAAGAACAGGACAAAGGTGCAATACAAAGAGAAGGTTATACTGCAGGTCTTGCTGATTTTCAAACAGTGCTCACTACGTTAACACGTTACAGGTATGATCACAGATATTGGATCCCTTACATAAATGTACTTTTTGTTTGGGTCAACAGTCAGATATACGATTTTATTAACTATAATCACCATTCCTTTTTGTTGGCTATGAAACAGTCGAATGAGGGTCATTGCTGAACTTAGGCATGGGGATCTATTTCACTCAGCCAATATAGTATCCAGGTGATAGTTACGTTGCATATAATGTCTAACTTTCAGAATTAAATCTCTCGATTCCTTATGGATGAACTATGTTCTGGAGAACTTGTAACTGGTATTGTTAACCTCATATGTTCATTTTCATTGCAGCATTGAATTTGACTGTGATTATGAGTTATTTGCTACTGCCGGAGTATCACGGTGCATAAAAGTTTTTGACTTCTCTTCGGTATGATTTCGATTTTAAGATTGTTTTTACCATTACTTCCAGCAACATTATTTTTCTACCTACAGTCAGTATTGTCAACTTCTAAAAGAAAGGGTGTTGAGATATTTTTGGTTGCTTGAGTGCATCGTCTAGTCAAAATGTCAAATACTAGAAGAAAGGGTGTTCAGATATTTTCAACAAAGACAAATTGCTgtatcttttttattgtttgaatgCCTTCCTCTTAACATATCAATATAGTTTTGATTCAATACAAAAGTTGATTTTACTTGGAATATTTGAACAAATAGAATTAGATTAACCATTGAACAATTAGccaatttaaagaaaattacttaaatcataaacattcatgtatggtatttaaaaaatctctcacaattaatgttttttttttctggatctGGAGTATGAAGAATATTTGTTGATGGTATGacacaaaaacaacaacaaccaagccttatcccactaagtggggtcggcagtatgaatcctagaacgttaTTGTGCTCGGTTTTGCACCAAGTCTTCTGTTAGCTACAAGtacttatatatttttttatagtcTCTTTAAAAGTGTTCATAGGTCTTCATCTACCGTTTTTGCCCTGGGTCTCAGtctcatagtcgcatcttctaaccggagcatcTATAAGTCTTCAGGTTTACATATCCAAACCATcttaactgattttctctcatcttatcttcaattgtgGCCACTCTTATTTTACCTCGGATGTCCTCATTCTTAATCATATCCTTTCTTTTGTGCCCAGACATCCAacaaagcattctcatctcAGCTACACTCATTTTTTGCACGTATTGCTTTTTGACCGTCTAACATTTCGTGCCATAAAGCATcattggccttattgccgttcTATAAAATATTcacttgagcttcagtggcatacgactatcgcacaacacaccggatgcactcttccacttcatccatccagctcatattctatggttgagatctccatctaattctccgttatTTTGCAAGATAGACCCAAGACAACTAAAACGTCCACACTTTGGTGAGGGGGTTGGTTTCTTAGACACACTCAAATTATGAAGCCAGCCAATCAGTTGACATCTCATTGACTACTATATATGGCTCTTTGGAAATTTTGATATTGATTGTTTATGATATTTCTTTAACAGGTTTTGAATGATCCAGCTGACGTGCACTGTCCTGTTGTGGAGATGCCTACACGTTCAAAGCTTAGTTGCTTGAGCTGGAACAAGTTTACTAAAAACCATATAGCCAGTACTGATTATGAGGGAATAGTAACAGTTTGGGATGTAAATACTCGGCAGGTATATGATGTTACTTGTTCTGATCGATGTGTCATGCGTGATTTGAACTTTTATTGCATCACCTTCAGTTTTTTTGCTCATGCTTAAACTTTTTCAACAGAGTATCATGGAATATGAAGAGCATGAAAAACGTGCTTGGAGTGTTGATTTTTCATGCACAGAGCCCACAAGGCTTGTATCTGGTAGTGATGATTGTAAGGTACTCTCAAAATCTTTATAATGTTAAACCAAGAATTTTATTATGCTTACGTGACCGGAAATGTAGTACCAGTCTCTTTTTGGAAAAGCAATGAAATATTATTACCATATGCACCATTTTTTACTTATAAAATCATTAGTAAGAAATTTCTGAGAACACCCCTAGGGGGCAAATTGCTATTGTGTATGCTAATATATATTGTTGCGACTTTCGTGTTTAGGCAAATGCTATATTTGCTATGCTTGTCTTAAGGTTGGCTTGGCTGGTTTAGGCTAACAAAATAGTTGATGTGTGCTTGTATCCGATTTATGCACTATGTACAGGACATCATCAATGTTGATGTGTCCTTGTGCCCTTTGACAATGCATATTGGTTGTGGAACTGTTTCctatgttttaacttttagaaGTACCAGTAAATATGTCTTTTATAACAATGCCAAACAATATTAGATCCCCCCTTATATGCTTTGAGGTTGCGCTCACAGCTTACCATCTGACTGTCGGGATTTAAGTGAGCAATTTTGAGTGACACGTACTTTTGCTTTCTCCTTTTTTGATGCTCAAG of Malus sylvestris chromosome 6, drMalSylv7.2, whole genome shotgun sequence contains these proteins:
- the LOC126625757 gene encoding E3 ubiquitin-protein ligase COP1-like isoform X2, translated to MDECSTGALVPAVKPEPKESSVGDLADPGSGNMGCPVHEKGLAEVDRDLLCPICMQVVKDAFLTACGHSFCYMCIKTHLSNKSDCPCCAKFLSTNQLFPNFLLDKLLKKTSARQLSKNASPVEHFHQALHQGCEVSIKELDTLLALLAEKKRKMEQEEAERNMQILLDFLNCLRKQKVDELNEVQTHLQFIKEDIGAVERRRMELYRARDKYSVKLRMLGADDSIYGARKQWHSSTDNNTGALSGRGGMSIWNLPRKDASDSQYMTQTGLAIARKKRVHAQFGELQECYLQKRHQMVNQPYSQQEQDKGAIQREGYTAGLADFQTVLTTLTRYSRMRVIAELRHGDLFHSANIVSSIEFDCDYELFATAGVSRCIKVFDFSSVLNDPADVHCPVVEMPTRSKLSCLSWNKFTKNHIASTDYEGIVTVWDVNTRQSIMEYEEHEKRAWSVDFSCTEPTRLVSGSDDCKVGSADHHIHYYDLRNPSEPLHVFTGHGKAVSYVKFLSNYELASASTDSTLRLWNVRDNIPVRTFKGHTNEKNFVGLTVNSEYIACGSETNEVFVYHKEISKPVTRHKFGSPDLDDADDDAGSYFISAVCWKSDSPTMLTANSQGTIKVLVLAA
- the LOC126625757 gene encoding E3 ubiquitin-protein ligase COP1-like isoform X1, with the translated sequence MDECSTGALVPAVKPEPKESSVGDLADPGSGNMGCPVHEKGLAEVDRDLLCPICMQVVKDAFLTACGHSFCYMCIKTHLSNKSDCPCCAKFLSTNQLFPNFLLDKLLKKTSARQLSKNASPVEHFHQALHQGCEVSIKELDTLLALLAEKKRKMEQEEAERNMQILLDFLNCLRKQKVDELNEVQTHLQFIKEDIGAVERRRMELYRARDKYSVKLRMLGADDSIYGARKQWHSSTDNNTGALSGRGGMSIWNLPRKDASDSQYMTQTGLAIARKKRVHAQFGELQECYLQKRHQMVNQPYSQQEQDKGAIQREGYTAGLADFQTVLTTLTRYSRMRVIAELRHGDLFHSANIVSSIEFDCDYELFATAGVSRCIKVFDFSSVLNDPADVHCPVVEMPTRSKLSCLSWNKFTKNHIASTDYEGIVTVWDVNTRQSIMEYEEHEKRAWSVDFSCTEPTRLVSGSDDCKLKLWCTRQEASVIDIDMKANICSVKYNPGSGNCIAVGSADHHIHYYDLRNPSEPLHVFTGHGKAVSYVKFLSNYELASASTDSTLRLWNVRDNIPVRTFKGHTNEKNFVGLTVNSEYIACGSETNEVFVYHKEISKPVTRHKFGSPDLDDADDDAGSYFISAVCWKSDSPTMLTANSQGTIKVLVLAA